The region GGCTTGACGTTCGGCATCGGCACCTGTCATGGGTCGACCGAGTGTCAGGTAACCGccgtcctcgccctccagCGACATTGGTGTGACGGGTCCGGGACTGCCGAGCGGTGCCAGACGAGGGGATTTCGGCTTCGTCTTCAACTGACTGGCACCGAAGAACCCATCAGGCCCTCCGATGGCTGCTGGAAGAGCAGCACTGTTAGCTACCACTGACCTCGCAGCCATCGTGGCCTGCGCAACCATGTCACGCTGGTATTGTTGGATACGGCGTTTGACTTCAGAGCCGGATCGGGCATGCCCTTGTTCCCGACGCAGCTTTTGCCCCTGAGACTCGTGGCCAGCCGAGGAAGCGGGCTTTGCCGGTGTCGAgggccgctgctgctgggaacTCTTGCCGTGGCGTCTCTCCCAGTTCGTGGGGTAGTATTTTCCAAGAGGTAGCGCAATGCCAGCGTGGTGGCCCATTGGGATATACGACGTTGCGGGGGTGTGAGCAGTGAGCGCAGTTGTTTTCGAGCGCTCAGAAAAGGGGAAGTGATCGGTTTCGTTTCTGATCGAGGTGCTCATGCTCATGGACAAGGGGCTCGCCGCCCGATTGGTCGTGGACTCGGCAGCCTTTTGCCAGGAGTATTGTCTGGCCATGTCGGCGTCGTTGTGGAATGGATGGGGAATAGTGACCCGGGATTGGGGATCTTCGTGGAGAGGGAAGTATCCTCTGTATTGAATGAGCGTTCAAGTCGGCACACGATTGGCCCGGTGGTGGCCAGATTGACTTGGAGTTCAGGGGATCTGCTTACCCAGGGATATCACCTCGTCCTGACAAGGGGGCCGGCGGAAGCGAAGCGTCCACACCCGTAACAGTATCGTGTCTGCGAAATGATGGTATCTCGATGGCAATTGGCCTGCTTTTGCTGCTCGAACTTCCTTGGGGTGTGTCGACTGATGGACCTGCCACATCGGCGGAGAAACGGGCCTCGGAGTTGATATCTATACAGGCAAGTAATCAGCATGATGCAAGTGATCTCGTGGCTGGTGAGTGAGAAAGCTTGACTGGAATGCTATGTATGACGCAGTGGGGGCATGGAACAACCATTGCAACATCAACGGGGTTTCAATGGAGACGGCTCGGGAGCCGCCGAAGCTGGCCGCTCCGGCTTTAAGCCTGTAGTGGGACGCCTGGTCCGCTGCAGAAAGTCTATTGTCCCCCAAACAAGACGGCCAAAGAACCAGGAGGGGTTAAGCGTTGACGCAACCGCTTCAGCACTGATGCAACCGACGCATGTCTCACTGGAGAGTAGCGTTTGACGGCACCCACGCCGCTGTGAATGCAAGCCACGCCATCCGAAGCCGCCCAGTCAGAGATGTTGACTCTGCACCCCGGATTTGCTCGGCATTCCACCATCATGGATCGAGGGGAAATTGGGAATTCGACCCCAGGAGAGGGTATGGGCTGTGTCGGGGTTGAATAGCTGCTGGCCGTTTACTTGTCGGCTGAGAAATGTCGAGGTAGTCAATGGAGGACAATGCGAGCTAAGGTATACGTACCGGCAGTCTGGTCAAGGGAAGCCGTGAAGTTGGAGGTAACACTTCGAGTTGGCGGGTTCTCGGTAGCTGGCGAGAAGGCAAACTGATCTTCGGAGCTCGATGATGCGCGAGAGCAATGGGATGCTTCCGACGAGTCTGAGTAGGTTCGTCGATGCATGGCCTGCCGCCTCAGCTGTAGAGGCAGCCTCCACGACCGGTCTGTCACAGATCGCTTCATGGCGATGGATGTAGAGAGTGAACTTTGCTGGAGATTGGTGTCGTCGATCGTTCGAGATAGAGGATCAAGTTTGAACTATTTGAGGGGCTGTGTGATGATAACACCCGGAGACAGTTTGTTAGCAAGAGAGATTCTGACTTTCTGTTGCCACACACGTTCGTCCGACGTCAAAGATCAGATAAGAAATCGAAGATATCTCTGATGCAAGACGTGTAGGTGTGGAGAGAGCCCTGCCCTATGGGTGAAACGTCCAGGGTTGCGGAGCGTCTCCTGCCTCAGAACCTCCACTGACAGGAAGGTTCGACCGGTCTCGTCCACACGCTCAACATCTCGAAATGTTCCACAGGGTCCAAACTTTCTCCTTGCAGTCCGCATGACAGGTTGGATGACGCCCGTCACCCACGGTTCGGTCATACAGATGTCCCGCCACTCGCCTGTGTAAGTCAAACCAAACCCACATACCGGTGTCCAGTGAGCTAATCAATGTGCGCTGCTGGCAGGTTCTCCGTGGATACACAACCCGAGCATACATGTGCGTCAGAAGTTCGAGAAAACAATGGTCAGAGTGGGTGGTCAATATCGGGTCGGTCGCAGTCGGTGACGTTCGGGCTTGCGGTCGAAAAAGGAGGTGGGTTgccgaagaggaggtggattcGACGACGGCAACGGTTCGAGGATGATTACAAGCAAGTGAACAGTCTGGGAACTGCCTTGTTGTGATGTCGACCTAACCGTCTGGGTTCAAGGTCATGTGTGTGTCAAGCTGGCCTGCTGACAACCCTCTAAACAAACACCCCTCGCCTGGGgtcgacaacaccaaacTGAGAAGCGCAGCGAAGAGAAAGAAGTGCCAGGGAGCCGCATGGAATTTatggtggggggaggtgaagctTCGACCTGGTGTATCCCGCTGATACTGGCGGTTCGCTGAGACGGACGAGGGACGGTTGAAGTTGCATGgcagggaaagggaaaatgTGGGACGACGCGAAACCGCAACCCAAGAAAGTTGAAGCCGCCTGGGAACACGGCTGTATTCATATCTCTTTCCAAGAAGCCCAAAGCTGCCGGTGGTTGGGGAAGTCGGATATGCTCCATACCTATCAACAAGGGCAAGGTTCCTGCATCCTCACTGAGAGTCCACTCcctccgcccctcctccctcctccccctcactcACCTTCTTTTTCCACGTCGGTCCCTGATACCCTGACAACCTGTTTTTGACGGTTGTACTGTTACTTTCTTTTATGAGATCCCTGTCACTGAACCCTGATGACCCGCCACACGTTCAGGGAGCCAGGGTCCGTCCGGGCCGCCtcatgtgtgtgtgggacACCTGGGTTGCGGTGATGGGGCTATATCGCAGTTATAACGTCACGCCCACCATCGCCTGTACGTGGAGCAAAAGACAGGGTGCAAGAACACAATCCTAACGTCTTATATCGACGCAGGAAGTCTATGTATCCGATCACCCACATCGGGCCTCTCACATCACGCCGAAATACGATGCTGTAGTCCTGAGCGGCGCATTTTCAGAGACACAAGAACGCAAGACCGGCCTGGTATATGTACATACAGGGATGGATATCTCGCAAAATCCCATGGCCATAACCCCACAGCACGCTAACGCAGTCCAAAACGGAACGAATGTTCCTTCTGTcgcctctttctttttttcttgttgttcGTGTCCAGGTGGAGATGACTGACGATCCTCCCCAGAGCGGATGTGGCGCTTCTTCATTGATAATGCCATCAGGCTATCAGCGCATATCCAAGCCATTTTCATGAGAATTTGCCTGCACTACAGATGCGTTCCGACCTTACTATCTATGCCAGTTCACCAATTCCAGACCGTGAAGACACGCAATGTGACTCCCTTGCCCTTAGGGGAAGAGGGCTGACGACAGCTTGATCGCTGCGAACATTgtgaaggaggggtggggtACGCAACTTCAACAAAGACGTGC is a window of Podospora pseudopauciseta strain CBS 411.78 chromosome 1, whole genome shotgun sequence DNA encoding:
- a CDS encoding hypothetical protein (EggNog:ENOG503P8RS); this translates as MKRSVTDRSWRLPLQLRRQAMHRRTYSDSSEASHCSRASSSSEDQFAFSPATENPPTRSVTSNFTASLDQTADINSEARFSADVAGPSVDTPQGSSSSKSRPIAIEIPSFRRHDTVTGVDASLPPAPLSGRGDIPGGYFPLHEDPQSRVTIPHPFHNDADMARQYSWQKAAESTTNRAASPLSMSMSTSIRNETDHFPFSERSKTTALTAHTPATSYIPMGHHAGIALPLGKYYPTNWERRHGKSSQQQRPSTPAKPASSAGHESQGQKLRREQGHARSGSEVKRRIQQYQRDMVAQATMAARSVVANSAALPAAIGGPDGFFGASQLKTKPKSPRLAPLGSPGPVTPMSLEGEDGGYLTLGRPMTGADAERQAAELEKAMRADEARRNRNNSHSSPGALSV